A segment of the Fimbriimonadaceae bacterium genome:
GTGCGCCGGATGACCGTCGAGCACGCTCCGGCGAGCACCATCCGCGACCACGCCCTCGCCAACCAGGGCATGCGGACCCTGCTTGGGGACGGACGTCTGACCATCCTCCAGGGCATCACGACCTGTGACGAGGTGCTCAGGGTCTGCCAGAGGGAGGACTTCTAGCCCGTGCCGACCTATACCTACGCCGCGGTGGACGTCCAGGGCCGCCAGCGGGGCGGGACGGTCGAAGCCAGCGACCCCAAGTCGGCGGTCGCCATCCTCACCCGCGAAGGGCGGTTCGTCATCGAGATCCACGAGACCAAGGAAGGCGAGGCCCACGTCGACCCGCCCAAGGGCGAGTCGCGCCGGAGGGGCCGCACCAGCCGGAGCGACCTGGCCCTCTTCACCCGTCGCATGGCCGACCTGACCACGGCAGGCCTGCCCCTTGACCGTGTCCTCCAGGTCCTTGCCGAACAAACCGAAAACCAGCAGCTCTCCGACGCCGTCGCCGACTGCCTGGTCGAGGTGCGCGGGGGCATGTCCGTCTCTGCCGCCATTGAAATGCACCCGAAGGTCTTCCCGACGGTCTACGTCCAGACATTGAAGTCCGGTGAGGCGAGCGGTCAGTTCGCGGAAAGTTGCGAGCGCATGGCCGAACTCCTGGAGAACGAAGTCGAGCGCCGGTCCCTGGTCATCTCGTCGCTCATCTACCCCGCTGTCCTGATCTGTGTCGCGACGTTTGTCGTCATCTTCATGCTGACCTTTGTCGTGCCGCGCCTGTCCGACGTCTTCAAGGGGTTCGGCGCCGACCTTCCCGTGCCCACCAAGATCCTCCTTGCCATCACCGGGTTCCTGACCAACCAATGGTACATCGTGGTGGGCGGGGTCGTGGCCGTGGTCGTCGGCTACCGGGCGTGGGTCGCCACCGAGGCGGGCGCGACCGTGCGCGACCGGTTTTTCCTGAACGCCCCGATCATGGGCCCGGTGGTCAAGAAGGGCACGGTCAGCCGCTACGCCCGCGTCCTGGGCACCCTCGTCTATGGCGGCGTCCCGATTCTGGAAGCGATCGGCCTGGCAGGCAAGTCGACCGGCAACAAAGTGTTCGAGCACTCCAACGACAAGATCGTCCAGGACGTGCGCGAAGGCGTCCCCTTGGCCGACGCGATGCGCTACGCGGGGGTGTTCCCTCCCGTCCTGACCCACATGGTCGCCATCGGCGAAGAGACCGGCGACCTGCCCAAGATGCTTGGCCGCGTGGCCAACAGCCTGGACTTCGAGGTCGAACAGGGTCTTCGCCGCATGACTGCCGCGCTCGAACCCGCCATCCTCCTCGTCATGGGCGGTGTCGTCGCCTTTGTCGTCCTCAGTGTCATGCTCCCGATTTTCGAAGCCCAACAAATGGTGAAATGATGATTAACCTCCGACCCCGACATGGCCGCAAGGCGTTCACTTTGATTGAACTCCTCGTGGTCATCACGATCCTCGCCGTCCTCGCGGCGATGATCTTGCCTCGGCTTATCGGCCGGGCCGAGGACGCGAAGGTCGCCAAGGCGCTGGCCGACTTGTCCGAGCTCAACAAGGAACTCCAGACGTTCCGGCTCGACAACGGTCGCTTTCCGACGACCGACGAAGGCCTGAACGCCCTGTGGGAGCAGCCCGCCGACCTCACGGGTTGGAAAGGGCCGTACTCACAAAAGCCCGTGACCAACGACCCTTGGGGCAACGCCTACCACTATGAGTGGCCCGGTTCCGGCGGTGACGACAGCTTCGTGCTGTTGAGCTACGGGTCCGACGGCCAGACCGGAGGCGACGGATACGCCGAAGACCTCGTCGAGAGTGAGTAGACGGGCCTTCACCTTCGTCGAGATGACCATCGTCATCGTCTTGGTCGCGTTGTTTGCCACGCTGATCTTGCCGAGGGCGTTTGTCGTCAGGGACAGCGTCAAGGCGCGGGCCCTGCTGGTCGACATGCGCCGGACCGTCGATGACGCGGTGAACCGGGCGGCCAGCCTACGGCAACCCGTCGTCCTGCGCGTCAGCACGACCGAACTGACTTTGGCCACCAGCGACGAAGAAGGCACCGAGTCCGTGTTCAAGCGGACCCAACTGGGAGCGGGGACCACCGTGACGGCGTCTCAAGTCAACGGCACCGACGTCTCAACCGACGCTTGGTCAATGAAGGTCTTCCCTGACGGGCAGTGCTCGTCTGCGGCCCTGGAAGTCCATACCGCGACAGGCGACCTCACCCTCAAACGTGACGTCGACGGCACGCCGGTCTGGAAGACCGGCCGCATCGACGACCAACCCGTGGACCGATGGGAGGCGGGCTCGATTGAACAGCGCATCGCGAACTAGAGGTTTCTCGGTCGTCGAGGTCGTCATCGCCACCGTCCTCATCGTGGTCGGGGTCACCGCCTTGATGCGGGCGATGGGCGGGCTCGACAAAGCCACCGCCGCGCTCATGGAGAAAGACAAGGTCACCCGCCTGGCGAACCAAAAGCTGGACGAGATCATCGCGACCGAGGAATACAAGACGGCGACCCAAGGCACCTTTGACGTTCCTGACGACAAGTACACGTGGACGCTGGAAAACGTCGCGACCGGCGTGGAGAGTCTTGTCGGGCTTCGCATCACCGTCGCCGACTCGACCCGTCCCAACGGCCGGACGGGCGTGGCGGAGACCCTCAAGTACGAACCACCCACCACGACCGACGCGGGGGCCGCGCCATGAGACGACGAGGCTTCACCGTCATCGAGCTTCTGATGGTGATGGTCATGACGGCGACCCTGATGATCGGCCTGACCACCGTGTTCAGCAGCGCCTTGGCGACCTTGCGGAGGGCTCCCGACCTCGACCAGAAAT
Coding sequences within it:
- a CDS encoding type II secretion system F family protein, which produces MPTYTYAAVDVQGRQRGGTVEASDPKSAVAILTREGRFVIEIHETKEGEAHVDPPKGESRRRGRTSRSDLALFTRRMADLTTAGLPLDRVLQVLAEQTENQQLSDAVADCLVEVRGGMSVSAAIEMHPKVFPTVYVQTLKSGEASGQFAESCERMAELLENEVERRSLVISSLIYPAVLICVATFVVIFMLTFVVPRLSDVFKGFGADLPVPTKILLAITGFLTNQWYIVVGGVVAVVVGYRAWVATEAGATVRDRFFLNAPIMGPVVKKGTVSRYARVLGTLVYGGVPILEAIGLAGKSTGNKVFEHSNDKIVQDVREGVPLADAMRYAGVFPPVLTHMVAIGEETGDLPKMLGRVANSLDFEVEQGLRRMTAALEPAILLVMGGVVAFVVLSVMLPIFEAQQMVK
- the gspG gene encoding type II secretion system major pseudopilin GspG gives rise to the protein MMINLRPRHGRKAFTLIELLVVITILAVLAAMILPRLIGRAEDAKVAKALADLSELNKELQTFRLDNGRFPTTDEGLNALWEQPADLTGWKGPYSQKPVTNDPWGNAYHYEWPGSGGDDSFVLLSYGSDGQTGGDGYAEDLVESE
- a CDS encoding type II secretion system protein, with the protein product MSRRAFTFVEMTIVIVLVALFATLILPRAFVVRDSVKARALLVDMRRTVDDAVNRAASLRQPVVLRVSTTELTLATSDEEGTESVFKRTQLGAGTTVTASQVNGTDVSTDAWSMKVFPDGQCSSAALEVHTATGDLTLKRDVDGTPVWKTGRIDDQPVDRWEAGSIEQRIAN